The proteins below are encoded in one region of Desulfatirhabdium butyrativorans DSM 18734:
- the mads1 gene encoding methylation-associated defense system helix-turn-helix domain-containing protein MAD1, translating to MEDRWLSVDEIAAYLGIKRDTVYKWISEKQMPAHRMGRLWKFRKDEVDEWVKTGGAGDNEQGQTPDGRKR from the coding sequence ATGGAAGATCGATGGCTCTCTGTAGATGAGATTGCGGCCTATCTCGGCATCAAGCGTGATACGGTCTACAAGTGGATTTCTGAAAAACAAATGCCAGCACACCGGATGGGCCGCCTGTGGAAATTCCGCAAAGACGAAGTGGACGAGTGGGTGAAGACAGGCGGGGCCGGAGACAACGAGCAGGGCCAGACACCTGACGGCAGGAAGAGATAA
- a CDS encoding AAA family ATPase: MIIKLKNLGPLKQAEFELGDMTIICGPNNTGKTYATYALFGFLSFWKEAFSIGVSKHSVQKLMVEGSTELDLNDYIKSAETILKKGCEEYTKQLPRVFASSEKHFMDASFCIDVSKNDIRPKESFELTMGTAKTKLISILKQPPDPKVHISLLVEKDERKVPVSLISKVIGDAIKEILFGHLFPNAFIASAERTGAAIFRKELNFARNRLLEQMGTLETELNMFELLSKVYSDYALPVRANVDFTRQLESAAKKESFISKKNPELLADFSDIIGGEYTVTRSDELFFVPKANKRLKLTMDESSSAVRSLLDVGFYLRHVAQAGDLFVIDEPELNLHPENQRRIARLFARLMNLGIKIFMTTHSDYIIKELNTLIMLKQDKPHLKRIMEHESYEPEELLSSDRVKVYIAEEALILLDGGKKKTRWPTLTPADIDPKLGIEARSFDKTIEAMNRIQEEIVWGGDENA; this comes from the coding sequence ATGATTATAAAACTAAAGAATTTAGGCCCCTTAAAACAGGCTGAATTTGAACTCGGCGATATGACAATCATATGCGGTCCCAACAATACCGGAAAGACCTATGCAACTTATGCGCTTTTTGGGTTTCTCTCGTTCTGGAAGGAGGCTTTTTCGATCGGTGTCTCAAAACATTCGGTGCAAAAACTTATGGTGGAAGGTTCCACGGAACTTGATTTGAATGATTACATAAAGAGTGCAGAAACCATTCTAAAGAAAGGGTGTGAGGAATATACGAAACAGCTTCCAAGGGTTTTTGCGTCATCCGAAAAGCATTTCATGGATGCATCCTTCTGCATAGACGTTTCGAAAAATGACATTAGACCCAAGGAATCTTTTGAGCTGACGATGGGAACCGCTAAAACCAAACTCATTAGCATCTTAAAACAGCCTCCTGATCCCAAAGTCCACATATCGTTGCTTGTTGAAAAAGATGAACGCAAAGTTCCGGTTTCTCTGATTTCAAAGGTTATCGGCGATGCCATTAAGGAAATCCTGTTCGGACACCTTTTCCCGAACGCTTTTATCGCCAGCGCGGAAAGGACCGGCGCTGCAATATTCAGAAAGGAGCTCAATTTTGCCCGAAATCGGCTCCTGGAGCAAATGGGCACTTTAGAAACAGAACTCAATATGTTTGAACTGCTTTCCAAGGTGTATTCAGATTATGCCTTACCCGTAAGGGCGAACGTCGATTTCACCCGCCAGTTGGAATCTGCGGCAAAAAAGGAAAGTTTTATCTCAAAAAAGAATCCCGAATTATTGGCTGACTTCAGCGACATTATCGGCGGGGAATATACAGTAACCCGAAGCGATGAACTTTTTTTTGTCCCAAAAGCAAACAAACGTCTAAAGCTCACCATGGACGAAAGTTCCAGCGCCGTACGGTCCCTTCTGGATGTGGGTTTTTATTTGCGCCATGTTGCCCAGGCTGGTGATCTTTTTGTTATCGATGAACCGGAATTGAATCTCCACCCCGAAAATCAAAGACGAATCGCACGGTTGTTTGCTAGGCTTATGAATCTCGGGATTAAGATTTTCATGACTACCCATAGTGACTATATCATTAAAGAACTAAATACCCTAATTATGCTCAAGCAAGATAAGCCGCATTTAAAGCGGATAATGGAACATGAGAGTTACGAGCCGGAAGAGCTGCTTTCGTCGGACAGGGTCAAGGTCTATATAGCTGAAGAAGCGCTGATTTTGTTGGATGGAGGGAAAAAGAAGACACGATGGCCCACGCTCACTCCAGCCGATATCGATCCGAAATTGGGCATAGAGGCTCGAAGCTTCGATAAAACCATCGAGGCTATGAACCGCATCCAGGAAGAAATTGTCTGGGGAGGAGATGAAAATGCCTGA
- a CDS encoding DUF1156 domain-containing protein: protein MKQDSIPGMEEFNQENETAVVKKARKKANGYEPPNLGKAIRLPVADFSDPNRPPVCLEVDFPIAPVNALSNLEGNAGKPIYQMSKWWARRRSSVFRSLLIAAATVAPDDPSQAAKRVWDHYYCNHQKAGHFRKLRVLDIFMGGGTTLVEGARLGFQMTGVDLNPVAWFVTKNELACSDPGQVKALFDDIEAKVKPLVQPFYTTTCARGHTGKWFRVSGSGFRVEGLKESLEQDEIFELPIEHRKYYRWEGPEIIYTFWAKHGPCNARGCHHRTPIFRLPVIAEKRLTAYFIPSTCPSCGHEFHIELGETRMAPGVERVVLDNEPSFTETSQEFAQLLKDYSKGNKEEKQDRINQALEKLNAEAGLHCPKCGSFAGGKVKKVLEDHRGRRLQMGSLVAYEFKVGNVKKKDLGIESRHVYMYLLIHPDWMKGISGFEFLVSGSEKQPETLNPKLETELGGYAGADPEMTARWFERRLEGMRFIEVRGRMRLADEEISEEDGEEASENEEMAEEEDAESTADRKKFGLPREIVLSDGTRIQTRTGTVPQQSYFTCQKCGKKQDILESVKPTKHTAPVAAYALQCHCPQCDSEGYSYNGRYFKPIEPGDVKRLILAEREWADRNETDLNEYWPRQECWDAYMMRANGGVNVGWGYTHWWKMFNPRQLLVHAQLLRAITEAPEDKWPLDVREQALGALQQYIRMMNMFSFWHQTYDKLAPSLSNANYHPKQLVVETNAYGPLGYGRWSSCCSTILDGLGWCKEPWEAAMLPEGSKSKSIKVGPADPVVPGTEMFCGSSTDLSILFNPKPGTRNSQPIFDLVITDPPFGNNLFYADLADFFYVWMRLPLLKWYRGMPERKYFEPERTPHAVEAVDNTVEHPDDREDYERERFLTNGILATVRELTGNKELGEKDPNPLYRPEPASDFYQQTLTACWAEAGRLLKQGGLMAFTFHHSADAPWVDVLEALFNAGYLLVATYPIRSDETKGATGAFGSRKIEYDIVHVCRKRLEEPKAVSWARMRRWVKDEAARLKELLEHSHGKELPESDLLVILRGKALEFYSRHYGQVFTGDGQVLGVRDALLGINLLLDDLLAGKDENGKRRPPDAAEPASRLFLRIFQSRRSMARDELHKMLRGTGVSQGDIEARGWIRVVGTQVNVISIEERFQYFTAPGRNRKILKTDLDQAHFLIGASLPNSGVNVSDELNRATFQIKRSVDPILDWYAQTDPDTGIRRAAKLALDLVSHWRAKPEKGPAFRQMTLFEQLEAEVE, encoded by the coding sequence ATGAAGCAAGATTCCATTCCCGGCATGGAAGAATTTAATCAGGAGAATGAAACTGCGGTTGTGAAGAAGGCTCGGAAAAAAGCGAATGGTTACGAGCCGCCCAACCTCGGTAAGGCCATCCGTCTTCCGGTAGCTGATTTCAGCGATCCGAATAGACCTCCTGTCTGCCTGGAAGTGGATTTTCCAATCGCGCCCGTCAACGCGCTCTCCAACCTCGAAGGCAACGCGGGTAAGCCCATCTATCAGATGTCCAAGTGGTGGGCCCGTCGCCGCTCCAGCGTCTTTCGGAGCCTGCTGATCGCGGCCGCGACCGTTGCACCTGATGACCCATCCCAGGCGGCTAAACGCGTCTGGGACCATTACTACTGCAACCACCAGAAGGCGGGGCATTTTCGCAAGCTCCGGGTACTCGACATCTTCATGGGCGGCGGGACCACCCTGGTCGAAGGCGCTCGGCTTGGCTTCCAGATGACAGGTGTCGACCTCAACCCCGTCGCCTGGTTCGTGACGAAGAACGAGCTTGCATGCAGCGATCCCGGCCAAGTCAAAGCGCTCTTCGACGATATCGAGGCCAAGGTCAAGCCCCTCGTTCAGCCTTTCTACACGACGACATGTGCGCGGGGACACACGGGAAAATGGTTTAGGGTTTCTGGTTCCGGGTTTCGGGTTGAAGGATTAAAAGAAAGTCTAGAGCAAGATGAGATTTTCGAATTGCCAATCGAGCATAGGAAGTATTACCGGTGGGAAGGGCCGGAAATCATCTACACCTTCTGGGCCAAGCACGGACCCTGTAATGCGCGAGGTTGCCATCATCGCACACCGATCTTCCGCTTGCCCGTCATCGCCGAAAAGCGGCTGACCGCCTACTTCATCCCCTCGACATGCCCCTCCTGCGGTCATGAGTTCCATATCGAGCTGGGTGAGACGCGCATGGCTCCGGGAGTCGAACGCGTCGTGCTCGATAACGAGCCAAGCTTCACAGAGACGAGCCAGGAATTCGCACAACTCCTCAAGGACTACAGCAAGGGGAACAAAGAGGAAAAGCAGGACCGAATCAATCAAGCCTTGGAGAAGCTAAACGCTGAGGCCGGTTTGCATTGCCCGAAATGCGGTTCATTCGCCGGGGGAAAGGTCAAGAAGGTTCTTGAGGATCACCGGGGCAGAAGACTGCAGATGGGGAGCCTGGTCGCCTATGAGTTCAAGGTGGGAAACGTAAAAAAGAAGGACCTCGGCATCGAGAGCCGCCATGTCTATATGTATCTCCTGATTCATCCGGATTGGATGAAAGGGATTTCGGGTTTCGAGTTTCTGGTTTCTGGTTCCGAAAAACAACCCGAAACTTTAAACCCGAAACTCGAAACTGAATTAGGTGGCTACGCCGGGGCCGATCCGGAGATGACCGCCCGGTGGTTCGAGAGGCGGCTTGAGGGCATGCGCTTCATCGAGGTCCGCGGGCGCATGCGTCTGGCGGATGAAGAGATTTCCGAAGAGGACGGAGAAGAGGCCAGCGAAAACGAAGAGATGGCAGAGGAGGAAGACGCCGAGTCCACGGCGGACCGCAAGAAGTTCGGGTTACCCCGAGAGATCGTTCTCAGCGACGGAACGCGCATCCAGACGCGGACGGGAACGGTGCCGCAGCAATCCTATTTCACCTGCCAGAAATGCGGCAAGAAACAGGACATCCTCGAATCGGTCAAGCCTACGAAGCACACCGCGCCCGTGGCGGCCTATGCCCTGCAATGTCACTGCCCGCAGTGTGACTCCGAGGGGTACAGCTACAACGGCCGCTACTTCAAACCAATTGAGCCGGGCGATGTGAAACGACTGATCCTGGCCGAGCGTGAATGGGCCGACCGGAATGAGACCGACCTGAACGAATACTGGCCGCGTCAGGAGTGCTGGGACGCCTACATGATGCGGGCCAACGGCGGGGTCAACGTTGGTTGGGGATACACCCACTGGTGGAAGATGTTCAACCCGCGCCAGCTCCTGGTACACGCCCAGCTTCTGCGCGCCATCACCGAAGCGCCGGAAGACAAGTGGCCGCTGGATGTGCGCGAGCAGGCTCTGGGAGCGCTTCAGCAGTACATACGCATGATGAACATGTTCTCCTTCTGGCACCAGACTTATGACAAGCTTGCTCCTTCACTTTCAAATGCAAACTACCATCCTAAGCAACTTGTCGTTGAGACAAATGCCTATGGTCCTCTTGGGTATGGCAGATGGTCTTCCTGCTGCTCCACCATTTTGGATGGACTTGGATGGTGTAAGGAGCCATGGGAAGCCGCAATGTTGCCAGAAGGCAGCAAATCAAAAAGCATCAAAGTCGGCCCTGCTGATCCAGTGGTTCCTGGAACAGAGATGTTCTGTGGTTCATCCACCGACCTCTCCATCCTCTTCAACCCGAAACCAGGGACCCGAAACTCGCAACCGATCTTCGATCTCGTCATAACTGACCCTCCCTTCGGGAACAATCTGTTCTACGCTGACCTGGCCGATTTCTTCTACGTCTGGATGCGTCTGCCTCTGCTCAAGTGGTATCGCGGCATGCCGGAGCGCAAGTACTTCGAGCCGGAACGGACTCCCCACGCGGTGGAGGCCGTGGACAACACCGTCGAGCATCCCGATGACCGGGAGGACTACGAGCGGGAGCGGTTCCTCACGAACGGCATCCTCGCCACGGTGCGCGAACTGACCGGCAACAAGGAACTCGGTGAAAAAGACCCGAACCCGCTCTACAGGCCCGAACCAGCCTCCGATTTCTATCAGCAGACGCTCACCGCCTGCTGGGCCGAGGCGGGACGACTCCTGAAGCAGGGCGGTCTCATGGCTTTCACCTTCCACCATAGCGCCGATGCGCCGTGGGTGGATGTGCTCGAGGCCTTGTTCAACGCCGGATACCTTCTCGTCGCCACCTACCCGATCCGCAGCGACGAGACCAAGGGCGCGACCGGCGCGTTCGGTTCCCGGAAGATCGAATACGACATCGTCCATGTCTGCCGGAAACGGTTGGAAGAACCAAAGGCCGTGAGCTGGGCGCGGATGCGCCGGTGGGTCAAGGATGAGGCGGCCCGTCTCAAGGAGCTTCTGGAGCATTCCCACGGAAAGGAGCTTCCCGAATCGGACCTTCTGGTCATCCTGCGGGGAAAGGCCCTCGAGTTCTACAGCCGCCATTACGGCCAGGTCTTTACGGGGGACGGGCAGGTGTTGGGAGTGCGGGACGCGCTCCTTGGGATCAACCTGCTCCTGGACGATTTGCTGGCGGGCAAGGATGAGAACGGAAAGCGCCGTCCGCCCGACGCGGCGGAACCGGCATCGCGTCTCTTTTTGCGCATCTTCCAAAGCCGCCGCTCCATGGCCCGGGACGAGCTGCACAAGATGCTACGCGGCACGGGCGTTTCCCAGGGGGACATCGAGGCGCGAGGCTGGATTCGGGTGGTCGGAACGCAGGTGAACGTGATCTCCATCGAGGAGCGTTTCCAGTATTTCACGGCCCCGGGACGAAACCGCAAGATCCTCAAGACCGACCTGGACCAGGCCCATTTCCTGATCGGCGCGAGCCTGCCCAATAGCGGCGTAAATGTGTCCGACGAACTCAACCGGGCCACCTTCCAGATCAAGAGATCGGTCGACCCGATTCTGGACTGGTACGCCCAGACCGACCCGGACACGGGAATCAGGCGGGCTGCCAAGCTCGCTCTTGACCTTGTCAGCCATTGGCGGGCCAAACCGGAGAAGGGCCCGGCATTCAGGCAGATGACACTGTTCGAACAATTGGAGGCGGAGGTCGAATGA
- a CDS encoding DUF499 domain-containing protein, with protein MFEAQPVALILDEFQKWFDGLSDQPGPEGIKYRTWAENFIQNLSELSKDRPDLLILVVSVLNNNTEAFRQVHRDGPVIVDFRGPTAKEDRKNLLLYRLFENRQNIPTDEIRSLLDSYASERFRLRFFHLPESERSRVVSEVMACWPFSPELMELLEDHILMAEAAQETRDLIRILASSYRERGEKVPIITPADFFVDDDACGVQSLLDSIATVGEQERLRQVAQRNLETVKTIGASVPHARELVSALWMRSMSPGRNAGGTRQELQLDITREQPVDDNSFQGELVQLIEASINIHGEESPDGRLRFGLEENPRSKVRALAKNDKLWQQGVSAAEVGQTVYPGKDIEHVRNTLRHILVPETRQSSSRVIALGPNWQNDPWADVDDLDKPSKWDRPVLIVIPEPLQTSEGKRVDALGKWLASHVPAKRNTVRFLLPSDGVKSIYQDAELLFCSRCSYLTSIAWRDDSKYRGLKEEFDKPLRDSLKKRFDKFAVLRRWNYQQPDQCIFDVERVTAQGGEIPTAVEKSLVEDLFDPAEFQSLVLERAKESCLVGDLLDELTEPPPPDTKDAIPFLGETPIYEEILKIVSRGKIVVNVGGTWVGRLPEHSSDEEALRSIRSRAFRSGQEMRQIRLGLPSVVGGTTVTGPRIHHPVLPPKPPSVAEPQPPVILPITPPTGPVVSVPPVITTTEVHRTNEATSGINLTACFEKWGIDPSAVLNTTKIEFNDLTVQQVKQILTRLPSSLKASMEVTFTKEGGEE; from the coding sequence ATGTTCGAGGCTCAGCCCGTAGCGCTGATTCTCGATGAATTCCAGAAGTGGTTCGACGGTCTGAGCGATCAGCCTGGGCCGGAAGGAATCAAATACCGGACCTGGGCCGAAAATTTCATCCAGAATCTGTCTGAACTATCTAAGGACCGACCAGATCTTCTGATTCTTGTCGTCTCGGTGCTCAATAACAACACGGAAGCCTTTAGACAAGTCCACCGTGACGGTCCCGTCATCGTTGATTTCCGGGGGCCCACTGCGAAGGAAGACCGGAAGAATCTGCTTCTATATCGTCTCTTTGAGAACCGCCAGAACATCCCGACGGACGAGATACGGAGTCTTCTTGATTCCTATGCGTCGGAGCGTTTCCGGCTTCGTTTTTTTCATCTTCCGGAATCCGAAAGATCTCGCGTCGTATCGGAGGTCATGGCCTGCTGGCCATTCTCGCCGGAGCTTATGGAGCTACTGGAAGATCACATCCTCATGGCTGAAGCCGCTCAGGAGACACGCGACCTTATTCGCATCCTCGCCTCCTCTTACCGAGAAAGAGGAGAAAAAGTCCCGATCATCACACCGGCAGATTTCTTCGTAGATGATGATGCGTGCGGCGTTCAATCGCTGCTGGATTCGATTGCCACAGTAGGCGAGCAGGAGAGGCTCCGGCAAGTGGCCCAACGAAATCTCGAAACAGTCAAGACAATCGGAGCTTCTGTACCCCATGCGCGCGAACTGGTCAGCGCACTCTGGATGCGATCCATGTCGCCCGGAAGAAACGCGGGAGGCACGCGACAGGAACTTCAGCTCGACATTACTCGGGAGCAGCCCGTTGACGACAATTCGTTTCAGGGCGAACTCGTTCAGTTGATTGAGGCCAGCATAAACATCCATGGCGAAGAAAGCCCGGACGGTCGCCTGCGGTTTGGTTTGGAAGAAAATCCACGCTCGAAAGTCCGTGCTTTGGCCAAAAACGACAAGCTATGGCAACAGGGCGTTTCGGCTGCCGAGGTGGGTCAAACGGTCTATCCGGGGAAAGATATTGAGCACGTACGCAATACGCTGCGGCACATCCTTGTTCCGGAAACCAGGCAATCCTCCTCTCGCGTCATAGCTCTGGGCCCAAACTGGCAGAATGACCCATGGGCTGATGTCGATGATTTGGACAAGCCTTCGAAATGGGACAGGCCGGTTCTCATTGTCATACCCGAGCCGCTGCAGACCAGCGAGGGGAAGCGGGTTGATGCTCTCGGGAAATGGCTTGCAAGTCATGTCCCTGCGAAGCGGAACACCGTCCGATTCCTGTTGCCTTCGGACGGCGTGAAAAGCATTTATCAGGACGCAGAACTTCTTTTCTGCTCAAGGTGCTCCTACCTTACCTCGATTGCGTGGCGTGATGATTCCAAATACCGCGGCTTGAAAGAGGAATTCGACAAGCCGCTTCGGGACTCGCTGAAGAAGCGATTCGACAAGTTTGCCGTGCTGCGGCGCTGGAATTACCAGCAACCAGATCAATGCATATTCGACGTGGAACGGGTGACCGCGCAAGGCGGGGAAATCCCGACCGCAGTCGAGAAATCTCTTGTCGAGGACCTCTTCGATCCCGCCGAGTTTCAGTCCCTGGTTTTGGAGCGCGCCAAGGAATCATGCCTGGTGGGGGACCTGCTCGACGAACTCACTGAACCGCCGCCGCCGGACACCAAGGATGCCATACCGTTCCTTGGTGAGACCCCCATCTATGAAGAGATTCTGAAGATCGTCTCGCGGGGCAAAATCGTGGTCAATGTCGGCGGGACCTGGGTTGGCCGCCTGCCTGAGCATTCGAGCGATGAGGAAGCGCTCCGCTCTATAAGGTCCAGGGCTTTCCGCTCCGGGCAGGAGATGCGACAGATTCGACTTGGCCTTCCGTCAGTGGTTGGAGGTACGACTGTTACGGGCCCAAGGATTCATCATCCCGTGCTTCCACCGAAACCCCCCTCCGTCGCAGAGCCGCAGCCCCCGGTGATACTTCCAATCACGCCGCCAACAGGACCTGTAGTTTCCGTGCCCCCGGTGATCACGACTACAGAGGTTCATCGGACGAACGAAGCGACCAGCGGCATCAACCTGACCGCGTGCTTCGAAAAGTGGGGCATTGATCCCAGCGCCGTGCTGAATACGACCAAGATCGAATTCAACGACCTCACCGTACAGCAGGTGAAGCAGATTCTCACACGCCTTCCTTCGAGTCTCAAAGCCTCCATGGAAGTGACGTTCACCAAGGAGGGAGGCGAGGAATGA